The region ACATAATACGCAGTCAGTGGTTTACTCTACAGCGATCAGTAAACTGACATATCAGACATTTTCTAGAACATTATACAGTTTTCAGACATAAATAGCGGTGGGCAAATATAAATGtatgatatataaatatatattttggaCACAGTTCCAGATATGCATGTATGATTTTAAGGCTTCAACAAACAATTATTTTGATTAtgaattaatctgcagattattttctcagtgaaTTGAATAATTGCTTTGTTTATAAACTGCAAAACCATAAAAAGTGTTCAATTCTCGCATCCCAGCGAGATGTATTGAAATAGATTGCTTTAATCAATGAAAAGTCTAAAACAGTTTACTCATATATGacgaaaataaaaagcaaatcttcacatttaaaaaggTGCAGCCATCAAATGTTatacgttttttttctttcttggaaAGTGACTAAGGGATCAATAAGTTTGTGTTGATCGACTTATTTATCTTCTGTGAACTATAGTCTGTCATCAGTAAAAAGTTTGGGGTGTCCTTGTGCTTTATGGCTTAAGACGCCAACTTTTTACTTGTTGTGCTACGACATCAGGAGAATTCGATAATTCTGTGGAAGCACCGGTTTTTAACTCCCTGGGCTATAGACCAGTACAGGCCTATGGAACATTTGATAACCTGCTGCAAGGACACAATATGATTTGGAAATAAAAGAACTGAATATTAATTATAAAACTTTGCAGGCTTGGTGGTGTCTTTCCACGACCTGTGATGCCCTCAGTATGCAAGGTCATTGGTCCGTGATTACCTTGagtacagcacaaaaaaaatgaatgtgagatAGCATATGGGTTTCTTCAGGCCTTACATGGGTTATATTATCCAGAtgtctgaacttttttttccatctgtgacACCCTCACAGCTCCACAGTCTTTGGTGCAAAAACAGGCTGTGAATCCCTGCACTAAGGCTATCATGGAGTAGTTATCATGTCATTGCCAAAGTGTAATGACATAATAACTACCTTCCAGTGTAGGTAGTTGGTGTAGTTTCGTTCCGCTCACTCTATAAATTAGCTTCGTAGACCGTGTGGAGGCTGATAATGTGTGTTCTGTGCCCTTTCTTCTCTAAAGTCACCTGGTGCCATGaggaaatgtaaaaaacaaaacaaaacaaaacaaaacaaaacacatgaagtgctttgaggcACTTTCTTTTTAAGCTGCTCCCATTGTCTGTAGGTCACATTAAGCTTTATATTGCCCTTTTACTGTCATTTTGTATCTCAGTGTATATATATCTTTTCTAGCTTGTTGTCTAGTAACCTTTATATaagcctctgtgctgctgctctggattattttattttttgactcGGTGAAGACTGAATTagattaaaatgaacaataaaatgaaggaaaacatCTCACACTGATGGTTCTGTCTTCACCAAAGAGTCACATTCATTCGTCCCCTCGACCTCATCTGCCAATCAGCTTCTCATCAAACAATGGTCTTCCAGCCGGAACGGCATCAACAATGAGAGGAAGAGACCAGACTCTGCATTGTTTACTCTCCTCCCACACTCCCGGGGCATCCAGAaaacatccctctctctctctctctctctctctctctgtgtgtgtgtgtgtgtgtgtgtgtgtgtgtggttgctgcAGGCTGCCCTGCACTGGCCCTGGCCAGAGTGTATTTGGTATTATTCCCAGCTGAATGTCGGGTTCACCGAGGCTACGTGGATCAAACGAGTGACAGCTAGAATGTATCTGCTATTATACAATGCTGTGAACAGGTTCGCTGAGCGAGGgtttaatgtgtttctgtgcacaaACATAATGAGCACGAGCTGGAGCTTCCTCTGCAGGGGCCGAACTCTGATGGTTTCTGAGGTGACAGGTGCGACACTTGGATGTCAGTGAGAGTCTCCCTCCCCTGGTGGTTTACGGGCACTGcataaaaagattaaaatatgCAGATAggatctggaaaaaaaataaggagCTTATCTGGTTTGTGAGCAAAGCAGTTGCTGCACCTTAAATctgatttttcagtttgacCCTCAGCAGCGGTGGATTAAGTGCTcctttatttaagtaaaagtaccagaACAGGAATGTTGAATAAATGCTCCAGTACGCGTACAAGTACTGCATTCACAATCCTACTGAACTAGATGAAGTATtctcagcaaaatgtacttaaagtatcacAAGTAAACATACTCATTTATCAGAAAAGACTGGGAGTGATATATTATTGAGGCgattttaactactttatatactgttAGGTACTTTAGTTGAGTGGTTCCCGAACTGCGTGTTCAGACAGAACCTGGTGCGATTATGCACAAAGTCAATTTAAAGATGTGATTAGAAGTAAATTCATGTGTGAGTTTCTGATTAGCTCTGAGTTCGGTCAGACGAtgagctgaacacaaacacgcGGTCGGTGCATCCTTTGCTCACTAGCTCACAGCTAACACCTGAACAGGTGTTACACCGACTGTGGGGGGTCAGTAAACAGCAGAGCGATCAAAAATTCACTTCTTCTTTTTGGAGTTGTCCCCCCTACAAAGAGTCACAAGATTAATCTGcaggattagaaaaaaaaaggcatctgcAATTCAAATTTGTATTAATTTTTCAGATATTTATCTAATCttgataaatatataaataaatataaatattggaTAATTTGAAGTACGAAGTACAAGTATAAAGAAGAGTAAACTGGAAACATAAATACTGGAAAAGTAAAGTGCATGTAACTCAACATCATATGAAAGTAactgagtaaatgttttttataattatttctCGACCTTCTTACTGTGGAAATGTAGCTGAGATTGTTTGGAAATTCAGACTGGTGGATAAACTCAGGATGATGAATATGGAGATATCTGCAGGGCCACAGCCAGTGAACTCCACTGAGACGTCCAGTCATCACTGTAATTGGCTGTGGGTGGTAACAGCAggcaaatctgtgtgtgtgtgtgtgtgtgtgagagagagagagagagagagagagagagagagagagagggggggggggggggggggggggggggggggttatgatGACCTTCCACCCTTGTCTCCATTCTCCCAGATGGggttgtctttgttgtctgaCTGGCCTGTCATGTGTGAAGGCCCATAAGCTGAATCTGTCCCACCTCAAAGATTTGTCCTCGAGCCTCCTGATTTATTGAACCTACCCCTCCTGACTCACCTCTCTCCCCCACCCTCACCATTCTCCCCTCAGGGTTCCATGGGGCTCCGCCCTCCTCATCtacctcctctttcccctctgtATTTTTACCATTACACAATAAGGTCACAGTTACCCTGCTATTGTATAACACTCCTCTTATAGCTCACTCCCCAAAAAACACACGCGGGCCTCGACCCAGTTCTTAACCCAAAAATATGAAGAGCACCTtcgtgtttttattttgatgtctGCATCTGATTTTTGGAGCTAGATTTTTATCTGTGTCTCCTCCTGGAGGACTGGTGTGCAGCTGAAACGATTTTATCAATTAAATGTTTATGAAGGAAAAGTGTTTAAAAAGGGGGGTGGGTGTTTCCAGTTTCTCGAAATGAGAGAATTTGATGTTTTTACCTGTTTTATATTACGGTAAATTAAATttctttaggttttggactgtCAGTTGGACAAAATAGTTTATGTAAAGAGACCACTTTAACCTGTGAAGAATGTGGGAAGTTGTGTGAATCACAGCTTcccacatttttcacaattttctgacatttttagcAACTGAcaaatgaattaataataaaaataatcactaGTTTCAGCCCGATGCTGGTGTCCACCTTGGAGGTGCTGTATCTCTTCCCACTAAATGAGTGCCTTTCACGTGTAATTTATATGAGGAATAGTTCAGAAAGCACTTGAAGGCATCATAAGAAGATCTCAGTGGTCTCAGGGATTCCACTTCTACCTGTGACTGACTctcgtctctcctcctccagagcgTCTCCGGTGTCCAGTGAGGAGCTCCTGGTCAGCTGTGGTTTCCTGCTCTGTAAAGGACTGGTGTCCCGTATGGACCTggtctccatccatctctcctccaGCCCTCgtctcttctccttcttgtcTCTGGCCTGGGGCTTCGTAGCGGACGTGGACATAGAGAGCGAGAAGTACCGACACGTCGGAGCTGCCAGGTTCACTGTGGGCACGCTGGTGAGGCTGGCTTCTCTCCGCGTCTACAAGGGCAGGCTGGCTTACCTGCCCGCCACCAAGGACTCCCAATTAGAGGGAGGAATGAGAAAAAACATGATGCTGCACTGCAATAATCAGGCTTCCTCCCTGAGTCCAACCTCCCTGCTGTGCCACCAGTCCAGAGACTCTCCCTGCCAGAACACCTTCCACAACTCCTGCCACTCCAACAACTCCCTCAAAGTGAGGAGGACGGAGAGCACGTCTTCCCGAAGGGTCACCAAAGCTCCCCCTGGACCACAGGACTCCCTGCTGCCGCCCCTGGACCAGCCACTGCCCAGCGACTGGGTGGTGGTCCAGGAGGAAGACTTTGTCCTCATGCTGGCCATGTACCAGTCCCACCTTGCAGAGGACCTGCTGGCAGCACCGGACGCCACCTTGGACGACGGCGTCATCCATCTTTTCTACGTCAGAGCGGGAATACCACGCGCCGCTCTGCTGAGGCTGTTCCTAGCTATGGAGAAAGGTGCACATCTGGCTACTAACTGTCAACATCTGGTGCACACTAAGGTGCGGGCGCTCAGGCTGGAGCCGTATTCACCCAAAGGGATAATAACAGTAGACGGAGAAGTGGTGGAGTATGGGCCAGTGCAAGCAGAGGTGCACAGAGGCCTGGCGAGATTAATCACTGGATGaactgaataaacaaacacCACCAGCTTTCATCTCTGCTGTTTAAGTCTGATGGTGTTTAATTAGCAAATTTTAGCATTTCAAATCGGAGGTGGACAGGTACAGGAGCGAAGCAATGGATGTAAGACTCATTCACTTTTATCTGCAATGTTAACCTCTCAGCGGCACACAGGAAGCCCACGAGACGTTCGATGGGATATTACAACAAACAAGTGCCGTGTATGGAGACCCAGAGTGTCCAATATTAGATGAATGAATAAggataaataatcaaatgatTAAAAGTGACAAAATATAATGCATTTTCAAACTTAGCTTATTATCATGAAATTATCCTGCTTCTCTTCACAATAAGAGCATTTACTGCAGGGATTTTTAGGGCAGAAAccttattgtttttgttctgattctttttgttcttgtttatttttctctgctcaAAGTGTTTGTGCAGCAAAAACCTAGAAAGGACCTAGAAACGTGACACTTCATGGCATGGTTCCACTACTCGGGCCCCAAAACATGAACTTAAGGCATTGACTTGTGcgcacaaaataataaaacctcATGTTTGAGAGGCTCCGTACTTTGTGATGACAAGTAAACTAAAATAGGATAAAGGAAATTACAgtactcttattttgaaaaggtgGGAGAATTTCATAATAATGAGCTgagatttaaaaatgtattgaacTATTTCACAATTTAATGCCTCTCTTTATTCAACATTGGAACACTCTGCGGTCTCCATAACCACAACTGAACGTACTGTAATCAATAATGTCAGCCTCACTTTACAAACGCAAACATACACAGACTCACATTTCATCATCTCATGATGAAGTGTCCACGGAAACAAACCCACCACCATCTTTCGCCTCCGGTatagagagagagtgtttcTTCTCTGTCCTGAATCTGACATATCAGCCTGAATTACAGCATCTTATGCAACAGCAAAGGTTTGGATTTATGCCTTCACAGCTCCTCTGCAGTACGATGGAGacaataagtgtgtgtgtgtgtgtgtgtgtctctgtggtgcagTGGGGATGTC is a window of Toxotes jaculatrix isolate fToxJac2 chromosome 4, fToxJac2.pri, whole genome shotgun sequence DNA encoding:
- the LOC121181273 gene encoding sphingosine kinase 1-like gives rise to the protein MDQRRVEPDPNTGSSPVTLYGEFTISGNRKVTRAVSLNERDLVVQRLTSAPIGRNKVVLSLKDCVGCRAYREDDNADPAAYLSVYFYPLKRRWMSSGVARQRVEHCFRLAALQDARANLEEAEKWARAVRERSGRQQYLRDGMLMSELSRPSRMLLLVNPQSGKGQALTLYNSHIQRMLSEAGVQHTLFITERQNHARELVREADLSQWDALVIMSGDGLLYEVINGLLERPDWEEAIQTPLGILPGGSGNALAASIHHYSGASPVSSEELLVSCGFLLCKGLVSRMDLVSIHLSSSPRLFSFLSLAWGFVADVDIESEKYRHVGAARFTVGTLVRLASLRVYKGRLAYLPATKDSQLEGGMRKNMMLHCNNQASSLSPTSLLCHQSRDSPCQNTFHNSCHSNNSLKVRRTESTSSRRVTKAPPGPQDSLLPPLDQPLPSDWVVVQEEDFVLMLAMYQSHLAEDLLAAPDATLDDGVIHLFYVRAGIPRAALLRLFLAMEKGAHLATNCQHLVHTKVRALRLEPYSPKGIITVDGEVVEYGPVQAEVHRGLARLITG